A genomic stretch from Rhodoligotrophos appendicifer includes:
- a CDS encoding DUF1236 domain-containing protein, with translation MKMKTISTAVAMLIVGAGAAVAQATVVVAPEQQTVVREYVTKHRVSPVTLPGSVTLAVGATLPEDVELHSFEGVEGVGEYRYVVVGNQTVLVQPGTRKVVQIID, from the coding sequence ATGAAAATGAAGACAATTTCGACTGCCGTCGCGATGTTGATCGTAGGTGCTGGCGCAGCCGTGGCACAGGCCACCGTAGTCGTAGCCCCCGAACAGCAGACCGTCGTTCGGGAATATGTCACCAAGCATCGTGTATCCCCGGTCACCCTGCCTGGTTCCGTGACCCTGGCTGTCGGTGCGACTCTGCCGGAAGACGTGGAGCTGCACAGCTTCGAAGGCGTGGAAGGCGTCGGTGAATATCGATACGTGGTCGTGGGCAATCAGACCGTTCTCGTCCAGCCCGGCACGCGCAAGGTAGTGCAAATCATCGACTGA
- a CDS encoding S8 family serine peptidase → MKLRPILVFTLAAAMTAGFPGSLRLPIPGSGGGLSLDIGASPAEAKGGKGGGKGGGQGKGGGQGKGQGGGGAGKGSGGNGNGGGLGKGGKGAGVGKGGKGAGMGKGAGKGQGSGSGNGNGNGNGAGAAGVSATGAAGTTTARGREATTSAATSSPALSISSVAGFSTSLSSASINADAASGAFGPARGGRVMSVADRAAERQGRPLRADNEVVASNLSEQDLTRLASRGFTAQQQTAGQLGHKLVKLRLPQGMSLGEAQREIRTANPTAGIEDNSFYYPDQGPPECVGRGCFPRYQIAWSQRSIESCAAPVAIGMIDTAIDPGASALRGQSLEIIKLSHSDSASSTDHGTAIAALLIGRGGGPSPGLLPNAKLVAVDAFRRQPGIDDHADVVGLISALEALVERRVGVINMSFSGPPNPALQSAIKEAAARGVIFVAAAGNGGPGARASYPAAYNEVIAVTAIDPSFNVYPFATTGSYVDLAAPGVNIWTAQASLEEQTRSGTSYAAPFVTAAAALLAAGQRFDSASIPVKLKTRAQDLGKAGRDDIFGFGLLQMAGLCDELIASTDQGLTPSSVRITAAGD, encoded by the coding sequence GTGAAACTGAGACCAATCCTCGTTTTCACCCTTGCTGCCGCCATGACGGCGGGGTTCCCCGGCTCTCTGCGCCTGCCGATCCCCGGTTCTGGCGGCGGCCTCTCGCTCGATATCGGCGCCAGCCCCGCCGAAGCGAAAGGCGGCAAGGGTGGAGGCAAAGGCGGCGGCCAGGGAAAGGGTGGCGGCCAGGGGAAAGGACAGGGAGGCGGCGGCGCCGGAAAGGGCAGCGGGGGGAACGGCAATGGCGGCGGCTTGGGCAAGGGGGGCAAGGGCGCCGGTGTAGGCAAGGGTGGCAAAGGCGCCGGAATGGGCAAGGGTGCCGGGAAAGGCCAAGGCTCAGGCAGCGGCAACGGGAACGGCAATGGCAATGGTGCAGGAGCAGCCGGTGTCTCTGCCACAGGCGCGGCAGGCACAACGACGGCACGCGGCCGTGAGGCAACGACCAGCGCCGCCACCAGCTCTCCCGCCCTGTCGATCAGCAGCGTCGCCGGTTTCTCGACGAGCCTCAGTTCGGCGTCCATAAATGCGGATGCGGCCTCTGGAGCGTTTGGTCCCGCGCGCGGAGGGCGGGTCATGTCGGTGGCGGACCGAGCTGCCGAGCGCCAGGGTCGTCCATTGCGGGCCGACAATGAAGTGGTCGCGAGCAATCTCTCGGAACAGGACCTCACGCGCCTTGCGAGTCGGGGCTTCACCGCCCAGCAGCAGACGGCCGGACAGCTTGGCCACAAGCTCGTCAAACTCCGTCTGCCCCAGGGGATGAGCCTCGGAGAAGCGCAGCGGGAGATCCGCACCGCCAATCCCACGGCGGGCATCGAAGACAATTCATTCTATTATCCGGATCAAGGTCCTCCCGAATGTGTCGGCCGGGGCTGCTTTCCGCGGTATCAAATCGCCTGGAGTCAGCGGTCCATCGAGAGCTGTGCGGCGCCGGTTGCCATTGGCATGATCGACACGGCCATTGATCCCGGCGCCTCGGCATTACGGGGGCAATCTCTCGAAATCATCAAACTCTCCCACAGCGATTCTGCATCCTCCACCGACCACGGGACAGCGATCGCAGCCCTCCTGATCGGGCGCGGCGGCGGCCCTTCTCCCGGCTTGCTTCCAAACGCGAAACTGGTCGCGGTGGATGCGTTCAGACGACAGCCGGGGATTGATGATCATGCCGATGTCGTGGGCTTGATCTCTGCTCTGGAGGCATTGGTCGAGCGCCGCGTCGGCGTCATTAACATGAGCTTTTCCGGTCCCCCGAACCCGGCGCTTCAATCTGCCATCAAGGAAGCCGCTGCCCGCGGCGTCATCTTCGTGGCAGCTGCAGGAAATGGCGGACCGGGTGCACGAGCATCATACCCAGCCGCCTACAATGAGGTCATTGCCGTCACTGCGATCGATCCATCGTTCAATGTTTATCCGTTTGCGACGACGGGCTCCTATGTGGATCTGGCAGCGCCCGGGGTGAATATTTGGACGGCGCAAGCTTCGCTGGAAGAGCAAACCCGCAGCGGAACCTCTTATGCCGCTCCCTTCGTCACGGCTGCCGCCGCGCTGCTCGCGGCAGGCCAAAGGTTCGATTCAGCCAGCATTCCCGTCAAGCTGAAGACGCGGGCCCAGGATCTGGGAAAGGCGGGACGTGACGACATCTTTGGTTTCGGATTGCTGCAGATGGCGGGTCTGTGCGACGAGCTCATCGCCTCGACTGATCAGGGTCTCACCCCGTCCTCTGTCCGGATAACCGCCGCGGGCGACTAG
- a CDS encoding 2-keto-4-pentenoate hydratase, translating to MSPSRIEFAADYLLKVRRDGGKITDLPITCRPQSLVEAYAIQRSLLRKLDTEPAGWFVALTNADMQKVHGATMPIYGRILRSNVLSSPGKVPLSSATRSATVEAEFAFRMACDLPPRAIPYSEAEVSNAIKSVIPILEFVDSLYESLTAVDVTSLVADNGADGFIVLGKETEEPAFCELLEHPVRLTINDRFVDDGAMGNPIRDLAWLCNDLMLGGSHLRAGEIIGTGNCLGSYSFGKAGDVVNADFGRLGSVTAVLGS from the coding sequence GTGAGTCCCTCCCGAATTGAATTCGCCGCCGATTATCTGCTGAAAGTGCGTCGGGACGGCGGCAAGATCACTGACCTTCCGATCACTTGCCGGCCACAGTCGCTCGTCGAAGCATACGCGATACAGCGAAGCTTGCTGCGAAAGTTGGACACCGAACCCGCGGGCTGGTTCGTGGCGTTAACCAACGCCGATATGCAGAAGGTGCACGGGGCGACAATGCCTATCTATGGCCGTATCCTGAGGTCCAATGTTTTGTCCAGCCCTGGGAAGGTGCCGCTCTCCAGCGCCACGCGGTCGGCCACCGTCGAGGCGGAGTTCGCGTTTAGAATGGCTTGCGATCTACCTCCACGCGCAATTCCCTATTCTGAAGCGGAGGTGTCAAACGCGATTAAGTCGGTTATTCCGATTCTCGAGTTTGTCGACAGCCTCTATGAGAGCTTAACGGCGGTGGACGTTACCTCGCTGGTTGCCGATAACGGCGCGGATGGCTTCATCGTTCTGGGAAAGGAGACCGAGGAGCCTGCGTTTTGTGAACTTCTGGAACACCCGGTGCGCCTTACAATCAACGACCGATTCGTGGACGACGGCGCGATGGGTAACCCGATTCGCGACCTCGCATGGCTCTGCAATGACTTGATGTTGGGCGGTTCGCACCTTCGTGCCGGCGAAATCATCGGCACCGGAAATTGCCTCGGCAGTTACAGTTTTGGCAAGGCTGGGGATGTCGTCAATGCTGACTTTGGGCGTCTTGGTTCCGTCACCGCCGTATTGGGGAGCTAG
- a CDS encoding DUF1236 domain-containing protein → MISRLLTSVATVVLLGTATVSAQTPVQSPSSGGAGATQGGASAQGSVQQAPSGSAGTQAQGGATKGTMNNQGDVNSKAGVDAQAGTGSQTRQTQTKQGEQDQSGKKRQQSATETDGTRGKDKTKDAAGASQSTKERSTETTSRGSDADDKSKSSSKDNTKSEAKERSAKAESRDVKITTKERTVIKNTIVESGVKPVSNIDVNISVGVAVPQSVVLHPLPPRIIEVVPAYRSYRYFVLADGRIIIVNPTSYEIVYVIA, encoded by the coding sequence ATGATCTCTCGGTTATTGACGAGTGTTGCAACAGTTGTGCTGCTCGGCACCGCCACGGTTTCAGCGCAGACACCTGTACAGAGCCCAAGTTCAGGCGGCGCCGGTGCGACACAGGGTGGAGCGTCCGCTCAAGGCTCCGTCCAGCAGGCACCGAGTGGTTCCGCCGGAACCCAGGCGCAGGGCGGCGCTACCAAGGGCACGATGAACAATCAGGGTGACGTTAACTCCAAGGCCGGCGTCGACGCGCAAGCCGGCACGGGTTCACAGACGCGCCAGACTCAGACGAAACAGGGCGAACAGGACCAGTCTGGCAAGAAGCGCCAGCAGAGTGCCACGGAGACAGACGGTACGCGAGGCAAGGATAAGACGAAGGACGCTGCCGGCGCGTCCCAATCGACAAAGGAGCGCTCGACCGAAACGACCTCGCGCGGGAGCGATGCGGACGACAAATCCAAGTCGTCCAGCAAGGACAACACCAAGTCTGAGGCGAAGGAGCGGAGCGCGAAAGCCGAAAGCCGCGACGTCAAGATCACCACGAAAGAGCGGACGGTGATCAAAAACACGATCGTGGAATCTGGCGTGAAGCCGGTGTCGAATATCGACGTGAACATTTCCGTCGGCGTGGCTGTGCCGCAATCCGTGGTTCTGCACCCGTTGCCGCCTCGGATCATCGAGGTCGTGCCAGCCTATAGATCCTACCGCTACTTCGTGCTCGCCGATGGCCGGATCATCATCGTCAATCCGACGAGCTACGAGATCGTCTACGTGATTGCCTGA
- a CDS encoding DUF1236 domain-containing protein: MNSRTAITALALLGSLSLPASAQSPEVFTTADLNLRAGPDPSFPVVTAIPAQQSVIFHGCLQGRSWCDVTFDGARGWAYGRYLAYQTTDVRAVIPEAPSTVEVPTVTYDTATYWDEYYQDRPFYAQRGQWLNTGPGPVDGAAAGAAAGGSVGGPVGAVVGGAVGAAAGIANTAVGVAGAAVGAVINPPLQVTQYVQSAPATAYPLNGTVTIGTSLPGDVTLYDVPNYNYRYAYVNNSRVLVDPGTRQVVYIVP; encoded by the coding sequence ATGAACAGCAGAACTGCAATTACGGCCCTGGCGCTTCTCGGCTCCCTGTCGCTGCCGGCCAGCGCACAGTCACCAGAGGTTTTCACGACGGCGGATTTGAACCTTCGTGCGGGACCTGATCCGTCTTTCCCCGTGGTTACTGCCATTCCCGCGCAGCAGAGTGTCATCTTCCACGGCTGTCTTCAGGGCAGGAGCTGGTGCGACGTCACCTTCGATGGCGCCCGCGGCTGGGCGTATGGTCGATATCTTGCCTACCAGACCACAGATGTTCGAGCCGTGATCCCGGAGGCGCCCAGTACTGTGGAGGTGCCGACCGTTACTTACGACACAGCCACATACTGGGACGAGTATTATCAGGATCGTCCCTTCTACGCGCAGCGAGGCCAGTGGTTGAATACAGGACCCGGCCCGGTTGACGGAGCCGCTGCCGGTGCCGCCGCCGGAGGATCCGTCGGTGGGCCCGTCGGCGCTGTGGTGGGTGGGGCCGTTGGAGCGGCCGCGGGGATTGCCAATACGGCTGTGGGCGTCGCGGGTGCTGCCGTTGGCGCGGTGATCAATCCACCCTTGCAAGTCACCCAGTATGTGCAATCGGCACCCGCCACGGCCTATCCGCTCAACGGCACGGTGACCATAGGGACAAGCCTGCCTGGCGACGTTACTTTGTATGACGTTCCAAATTATAATTATCGCTACGCATACGTGAACAACTCTCGTGTTCTGGTCGATCCAGGCACGCGTCAGGTGGTTTATATTGTTCCCTGA
- a CDS encoding SDR family oxidoreductase, producing MATEGKVAIVTGAGSGIGRHVALAFLQDGYSVVLAGRRKDALQEVASEAADLARTLVVATDVSDPAAVKALFAEAFRAFGRIDVLFNNAGISAAPIALEDLTHEEWEAVVKVNLTGSFLCTQQAFHYMKMQRPMGGRIVNNGSISAQVPRPNSAPYTATKHAITGLTKSTSLDGRNYNIACGQIDIGNAATHMTTAMQEGTLQADGSTRVEPTIDPKHVAQAVLYMAGLPLDANVQFITVMATGMPFVGRG from the coding sequence GTGGCTACCGAAGGTAAAGTTGCAATCGTCACCGGCGCCGGGTCGGGGATCGGTCGGCATGTCGCACTTGCGTTCCTGCAGGACGGATATTCGGTGGTTCTTGCCGGCCGCCGCAAGGACGCATTGCAGGAGGTAGCCTCAGAGGCAGCCGATCTCGCCCGAACGCTTGTCGTTGCAACCGATGTTTCGGACCCAGCCGCTGTGAAGGCGCTCTTTGCTGAAGCCTTTCGAGCCTTTGGAAGAATCGATGTCCTGTTCAACAATGCAGGGATCAGTGCAGCTCCAATAGCGCTTGAGGATCTCACCCATGAGGAATGGGAGGCGGTGGTAAAGGTGAACCTAACCGGGAGCTTCCTGTGCACCCAGCAGGCCTTCCACTACATGAAAATGCAACGGCCAATGGGGGGCCGCATTGTCAACAACGGTTCAATCTCCGCCCAAGTACCGCGCCCGAACTCGGCCCCCTATACGGCCACTAAGCATGCGATCACCGGCCTCACCAAATCGACCTCTTTGGACGGCCGAAATTATAACATCGCATGCGGCCAGATCGATATCGGCAACGCTGCCACGCATATGACAACCGCGATGCAGGAGGGAACCCTGCAAGCGGATGGATCGACCCGGGTAGAGCCCACCATCGACCCGAAGCATGTCGCTCAGGCGGTGCTCTATATGGCAGGCCTGCCGCTCGACGCCAACGTGCAGTTCATCACCGTCATGGCGACCGGAATGCCATTCGTTGGGCGTGGATGA
- a CDS encoding dihydrodipicolinate synthase family protein has protein sequence MKKITGVIAATVTPFDLSGDINFYVYDALLDHIASQGVKAIVPASLTGEFFSLTFEERTDLMRFAARHRQAETVLIASTISMKPAETLSLCKLAEELDYAALIVAPPAFCAPSRDEIVAYYRWIDQNVGLPIIIYNFPSRLNADVDLQVLQALAGCRNLIAYKDTSGDIDRMHQVILCPDPQLELVCGLDALALESYAWGAKAILGGAACFLGRQHNRLFATCVEERDFAAGKDQLRAMLPLVSLMDQGGKYVQMCRLGCELAGIPVGDARKPLLPLSGQQKYEFMKAFAAATGNVDGQLLETFERDRPDRAPGAAAD, from the coding sequence ATGAAGAAGATCACAGGGGTAATCGCCGCCACCGTGACCCCTTTCGACTTAAGTGGGGACATTAATTTCTACGTCTATGACGCGCTGCTTGATCACATCGCCTCACAAGGGGTGAAGGCGATCGTACCCGCCAGCCTAACGGGGGAGTTCTTCAGCCTGACTTTCGAGGAGCGGACCGACCTTATGCGGTTCGCCGCGCGACATCGGCAGGCGGAGACCGTCCTTATTGCCTCAACGATCAGCATGAAGCCGGCGGAAACCCTTTCGCTCTGCAAACTTGCCGAGGAACTGGACTACGCGGCGCTGATCGTTGCGCCACCAGCCTTCTGCGCCCCGTCGCGCGATGAGATCGTCGCCTACTATCGCTGGATCGATCAGAATGTTGGTCTGCCAATCATCATCTACAACTTCCCAAGCAGACTAAATGCGGATGTCGACCTTCAGGTTCTGCAAGCACTTGCCGGTTGCAGAAATCTCATCGCCTACAAGGATACCAGTGGCGACATCGACCGGATGCATCAGGTGATCCTCTGCCCCGATCCCCAACTGGAACTGGTTTGCGGGCTCGATGCATTGGCGCTGGAAAGCTACGCCTGGGGGGCTAAGGCTATCCTCGGCGGAGCGGCGTGTTTTCTCGGCCGCCAGCACAACCGGCTCTTCGCTACCTGCGTGGAGGAACGGGACTTCGCCGCAGGCAAAGATCAGTTGCGCGCAATGTTGCCCCTGGTCTCGCTGATGGATCAAGGAGGGAAATATGTGCAGATGTGCCGGCTCGGATGCGAGCTGGCAGGCATTCCGGTCGGGGACGCTCGCAAACCGCTCCTGCCGCTTTCCGGACAGCAGAAATATGAGTTTATGAAGGCCTTCGCCGCGGCCACGGGAAACGTTGATGGGCAGCTCCTAGAGACGTTCGAGCGCGACCGGCCAGACCGCGCGCCGGGCGCAGCTGCAGATTGA
- a CDS encoding DUF302 domain-containing protein: protein MRTTFITAKLTAGLDWPVRVLVYQSQDGPVYAAYTDFDWMAHRHGIESRDKEFAMATEVIRSVTSTIQQ, encoded by the coding sequence CTGCGAACGACCTTCATCACCGCCAAACTCACCGCCGGTCTCGACTGGCCGGTCCGCGTGCTGGTCTACCAGTCGCAGGACGGCCCAGTATATGCCGCCTATACCGATTTCGACTGGATGGCCCACCGCCACGGCATTGAAAGCCGTGACAAGGAATTCGCGATGGCGACCGAGGTGATCAGATCCGTGACGTCGACGATCCAGCAGTGA
- a CDS encoding TetR family transcriptional regulator yields MRHQTPSGLRQRKKEARRKEILQASSRLFRQHGYTSTSMEAIAAAVDISPNTIYNYYRTRGQLLIALISASDESFFAGLSTVSSRADRAVDCMVEFLESLAAHSLAEIDQNTWRHAIAQTMAHEGSEDIGADIRGINKRLKMFIEKEVKNLKKLGKLPPDAKPTPLASMLFDFHRIIFIRLITSDDLPWNSYRAVLRKYVEAALHVKISPCGNE; encoded by the coding sequence ATGCGCCATCAAACTCCATCCGGCCTTCGCCAACGGAAGAAGGAGGCCAGGAGAAAAGAGATCCTTCAGGCTTCGAGCCGACTTTTTCGGCAGCACGGTTATACATCTACGTCCATGGAAGCGATTGCGGCTGCCGTCGATATATCGCCAAACACCATTTACAACTACTATCGAACCAGAGGACAGCTGTTGATCGCGCTGATCTCGGCGTCGGACGAATCTTTCTTCGCAGGCCTCTCCACGGTGTCGTCGCGGGCGGACCGCGCGGTCGATTGCATGGTCGAATTTCTGGAGTCGTTGGCAGCCCATAGCCTCGCCGAGATAGACCAGAATACCTGGAGGCATGCCATCGCCCAGACGATGGCGCATGAGGGTAGCGAAGATATCGGCGCGGATATCCGAGGTATCAACAAACGGCTGAAAATGTTTATCGAAAAAGAAGTCAAGAATCTCAAGAAACTTGGAAAATTACCTCCGGATGCCAAACCAACCCCCCTGGCCAGCATGCTGTTCGATTTTCATAGGATTATCTTCATTCGGCTTATTACGTCGGACGACCTGCCATGGAATTCCTATCGAGCAGTACTGCGCAAATATGTAGAAGCCGCGCTTCACGTGAAGATTTCACCTTGCGGAAATGAGTGA
- a CDS encoding alpha-hydroxy-acid oxidizing protein translates to MPVRLSFKGRHPASISDLRALAARRIPRMFFDYLDGGTGAELGLATNRQALDAVKLVPRFLGSNSPCSGSTTIFGQRYSIPLGVSPVGVAGFVWPGAELMMARLAGEFCVPFVLSMVATASMEDVFAAAGSNAWLQVYPTQNGEILSDIVRRAKEIGYQVLVATIDSPVISRRDRDIRNGFGTPFGISPRTIWDFAVRPAWLAEVFRNGIPECALFRPYAPRDAGTSFERVAFAESQVQVASYTADGLRRLREMWPGRLVVKGVLSTEDANVSLEAGADGLIISNHGGRQLDAAPASIDALLGLAERFGARSTLMLDSGIRSGLDVVRAVAAGAEMSFSGRTFYYAIAALGAAGGRLAIELLTDEYRRNLAQLGCSPRDALVGSAIVALAIRGAQSDPSTG, encoded by the coding sequence ATGCCCGTCCGGCTGAGTTTCAAAGGACGCCACCCGGCCTCGATATCGGATCTCCGGGCCTTGGCGGCGCGCCGGATTCCGCGGATGTTTTTTGATTATCTGGATGGCGGTACCGGCGCCGAACTCGGCCTTGCTACCAACAGACAGGCGCTGGACGCGGTAAAGCTGGTCCCTCGATTCCTGGGAAGCAACAGCCCATGCAGCGGTTCGACGACAATATTTGGACAGCGCTATTCGATTCCGCTCGGGGTATCGCCGGTCGGTGTGGCTGGCTTCGTCTGGCCCGGAGCCGAGCTGATGATGGCGCGACTGGCTGGCGAGTTTTGCGTTCCGTTCGTGCTCAGCATGGTCGCGACCGCCTCGATGGAGGATGTATTCGCTGCTGCAGGTTCGAATGCCTGGCTACAGGTCTATCCCACCCAAAATGGTGAGATCCTCTCCGACATCGTCCGGCGCGCCAAGGAAATCGGCTATCAGGTTCTGGTCGCCACAATCGATTCTCCGGTCATTTCGCGACGTGACCGGGACATCCGGAACGGCTTCGGCACTCCATTCGGCATAAGCCCTCGGACAATCTGGGATTTCGCCGTTCGCCCAGCCTGGCTTGCCGAAGTCTTCCGGAATGGGATACCCGAATGCGCGCTGTTTCGGCCATATGCACCGAGAGACGCCGGGACGTCTTTTGAACGGGTGGCTTTCGCCGAATCGCAGGTGCAGGTGGCGAGCTATACCGCAGATGGTTTGAGGCGGCTGCGCGAGATGTGGCCTGGCCGACTTGTGGTCAAGGGAGTGCTGTCGACTGAGGATGCCAATGTCTCGCTCGAGGCTGGAGCGGATGGGCTGATCATCTCAAACCACGGCGGCAGACAGCTGGATGCGGCGCCGGCCTCCATTGACGCGCTACTAGGTCTCGCCGAGCGCTTCGGTGCGAGATCGACCCTGATGCTCGACAGCGGCATTCGCAGCGGCCTCGATGTCGTCCGCGCCGTCGCGGCGGGCGCAGAAATGAGCTTCTCCGGGCGCACATTCTATTACGCAATAGCAGCTCTTGGAGCGGCGGGCGGCAGGCTGGCCATCGAACTTTTGACCGATGAGTACAGGCGCAATCTGGCGCAGCTTGGATGCTCGCCGAGGGACGCGCTCGTTGGCAGCGCGATTGTTGCCCTGGCCATACGCGGCGCCCAATCGGATCCGAGCACTGGGTAA
- a CDS encoding recombinase family protein translates to MLNGSSSLDEALAYLRKGDTLVVTKVDRLARTTANLWGVVQGLEAKGVSLRILNLGGETIDTGSATARLILNIFSEFAQFEREMMLERRGRESQRPKGEGKYKGRKPTARAKATEARALYAQKKTHTEIAKALGISRASVYRALAEVQ, encoded by the coding sequence TTGCTGAATGGCAGTTCTAGCCTGGATGAAGCACTTGCATATCTTCGCAAAGGGGACACGCTAGTGGTCACGAAGGTAGACCGACTGGCACGCACCACAGCGAACCTGTGGGGCGTGGTGCAGGGGTTGGAAGCGAAGGGTGTCAGCCTACGCATACTGAACCTCGGCGGCGAGACAATCGACACTGGCAGTGCCACTGCGAGGCTGATCCTCAACATATTCTCTGAGTTTGCTCAGTTCGAGCGCGAGATGATGCTGGAGCGACGCGGGAGGGAATCGCAAAGGCCAAAAGGTGAGGGCAAGTACAAGGGTCGCAAACCCACTGCACGAGCGAAGGCCACCGAGGCTCGCGCTCTATACGCTCAGAAAAAAACACACACTGAGATAGCCAAGGCTCTCGGGATTAGCCGAGCCTCTGTATATAGAGCGCTGGCAGAGGTGCAGTAG